Within the Mustela lutreola isolate mMusLut2 chromosome 2, mMusLut2.pri, whole genome shotgun sequence genome, the region AGCCGCCGCTCGCGGATCTTGGGCTTGCGGCACACGAAGTACTCGAAGAGCGCCGAGTCGGGCAGGCTGCGCAGCGCGTCGCCGCGGACCTCGGCCGGGGTGGCGCAGGCCGGCAGCCGCCCGTCGAAGTTGAGGGTCTTCCGGCGCTGCACGATCCAGAGCAGGCGACAGTCGCAGGCCAGCGGGTTCCCGTCCACGCGCAGCGTCTCCAGCGTGTTGACCGAGTGGAAGGTGTTCTCCTCCAGCGTGGACAGCAGGTTGTTGGAGAGGTTGAGCAGGCGGATCTGCCGCAGCCCCAGGAAGGCCTGCGGCTCCACGACGGCCAGCAGGGCGCCGGCCAGGTGCAGCTCGCGCAGGCGGACCAGGTCGCGGAAGGAGCCGCGCGGCACCGTGCTGATGGGGTTGTGCGACAGGTTGAGGCAGGTGAGGTGGGCCTGGTGGCGGAGCGCGGCGGCCGGCACGGCGGTGATGTTGGTGTGCGTGACGGACAGCGAGGTCAGGTTGAGCCCCTGCAGGCTGCCGGCGCCCACCTCCTCCAGCAGCGGCCAGTTGTCGATCTCCAGGTGCAGCAGGGCCGGGAGCCTCCGGAAGTTCTGGTCCTCCAGGGCGGCGATGGCCAGGTGCCGCAGCCGCAGGGCGCCCAGCCCCCGCAGGTGGCCCAGCGACTCTCCGGACAGCGCCGTGAGGTTGCAGCGCTCCAGGGTCAGCTCCTCGAGCGCCAGCAGCCCCGCGAAGGCGCGGCGCGAGATGAACACCAGGTGGTTGTCGCCCACCTCCAGCCGGCGGAGGCTGCGCAGGTCCTGGAAGGTGTAGTCCAGGAGGATGACCAGCTTGTTCTCGCTCAGGTCCAGCAGCGTGAGGTTGTCCAGGCGCGTGAAGACCCCGGGCGGGATGAGCTTGAGCAGGTTCCCGCGCAGGCGCAGGACGCGCAGGCGCGGCAGGTTGGCGAAGGCGCCCGGCTCCACGTGCGCGATCACGTTCTCGCTCAGGTCCAGCTCCTCCAGCAGCGGCAGCGCGGCCAGGTCGCCCGGGTTCAGGCAGCGGATGCGGTTGCGGCTGAGCTCCAGCAGGCGCGTATCGGCCGGGATGCCGTCGGGCACGGCGGTGAGCCGGCGCCGGGGACAGGCCACCGCGCGCGTCTGCGCCGAGCACTCGCAGCGGGCCGGGCAGCCGGCGGCCGGCGGGGGCGCCGcgggcaggagcaggagctgcAGGCCCAGGACGCACAGCCAGCAGGTCATGGTGCGGAGCGTGGGCCTAGGGCCGCGCCAGCATCCTCGTGGGCACCTGAGGGCGGGGCAGGCATCAGCACGCGGGGCCCAGCGCCCCGACCCCGCCGCGCGCAAGACGCGTCCCTCCACGGAGGGCCCCGCACGGCGGAGAGCTGGACGCGCGGCCACGCGAAAGCCGGTCCACCCGCGATCGCGGCGGCCGCGCCCCTAATGGCCAGAAACCGGAAACTGCCCAAACGCGCATGGGCAGAGGCGCGGACACACACAGCGGGTCCCCCACGCGCGGAGCGTCCCTCGGCCACCAGCCGGAGCGAGGCCCCCACGCGCGGCCCCGGGTCGGCCCCGAGCCCACGGTGCGCAGGGAGGGAACCAGACACAGGAGGCCACACGGGATGTGTGAGTCCACCCGTGTGACGCGGCCAGACCGGGCTCCTCCCCAGGCGggaagggggctcctgggggccgggggctgggggaggggatggctgATGGGGACGCGGCTGcttggaatgttctggaactagctAGTGCTGATGGTTACACAACTTTGTGAATACACTGAAAGTCACCAAAAGGTACCCTTTAAAAGGGCAAATGTTTTGTTATGtccattttatctcaataaaaacgTTACAAGAGAAAGCACTTATTGAACTGGAGAAGAACTTCACAACATAGTGTACAATTTGGGGGCACCCCCCCACAACTTGAGTGCCTTCTGTATACAGGCTCGGAGTCCGCTGAAGGGCCAGGCAGCTGGAGGTCCCGCCCTCCTGGGGTTTGTGGACATCCTCCCAGCCGGGTGCAGGTGGTCTCAGTCCTCTCCCTGGCTACCCCCAGAGGCCTTCCCGGGGCCCCGCCCATGCTGTGCTCCCTCTTCCCTGTGTTTGTGTCGACACTGGTCCAACCACCGCACGAAATTAGGACGTAGTTTAAAACCCCGGTCATGGCTGCGACCTCCCAGGGGACTGTAACCTCTCCAAGGCCTTTGTCTTCATCACTTGGATTTCCCGAGAGCCCAGGAGTGTGGTGAGACCCGGCACCTGCTGGGGGAACCCCAGTGCTCAATCCACACCGACAGCAAGTCTGGGGACACACCCGGACGCTCTGGAAGGAAGGGTGGGCGGTGAGGATGAATGATGCTGCCGCCGCAGACCAGCAGAGGCGACATCTGAGCTGAGACCCGGCAGAGGGCTGGCTGGCGTCCCTCCAAGAGCCGTGTTTGAGTCTTAGCCCCTGATACCTGTGAAGGGGACCTCGTTTGGAAACAGGGTCCTGCAGATGTGATCAGTTATGATGTGGTTCTATTGGGATCGGGCAGCCCTACAGCCAGGGACGGGTGTCCTTGTAACCAGAGGGACAGGGACACTCACATCGATGCCAGAGGCCACATGAAGAAGAGGCAGGGACTGATCTGGTGTGTCTAAGCCAGGAAAGCTAAGCATTGTGCAGAGCCACAGAAagctggaagaggaagagggggtcCTCCCCGGAGCCTTCGGAGGGGGCTGGGTGGTGTAACACCCCGATGTCAGACTTCGGCCTCCAGAACCGGGAGAGGGTAGgtctctgttgttttaagtcccTCCGCATGTGGCATTTTTGTCCTGATGGCCACAGGCAGCTCAGAGAGACCTGGGGAAGGGAGTGCCAGGCTGGGGGAACTGCCGTGGGGGAGGGAGCTCGCTGACATGTGGCGTGGAGCCTGCCGGCCCCACCGCCCTGTGCTCCTCCCTCGACCCTGCTGGGCTGCAGCCAGACCCTGGGGGTCGAGGTGGGGCTTGGCGGGGAGGGTCCAGCCAGATGGCCGCTGGATGGGGACTGAGAGCAGCTGCATCTCCCCAAGCATCCCCCATGAGGGGCTGCCTGTTTCCACACTGTTCCCACAGGACCGGCCGGGCAAGGACTCAGGCTCCAGGTCCTCCATCTGCTGGACATCTGGGAGGCCGGCTCCCGCCTGCCCAGACTCCTGGGGGAATGAACACGCCCAGAGCCCTGGTCCCTGCCGGCTTCACGCCGAGCACGAGGGGTTGGGCGGGGAGGGTCTGCACTTTGCAGGCACAATCCAGGTAAGACGAGGTCACCCTGGGCTCAGCTGGCCCTCACCCCATGACTGGTCTTCCAATACAAAGGGGAGACATGGACACAGATGCACAGAGCAGAGGCTTCCAGACAGTGGGTCGGAGGGTGTGGCTTGGAGCCATGGGACACCGAGGACCACCCGGAACCCCTGAGAGCTGGAAGATGCCAGGAAGGATCCCCGCCACCCCTAGAGACTTGCGAGGGAGCCCAGCACTGTGGACAGACCCCTTGAGTTTGCTGCAGGGTCATTGGAGATAgcgaaaaaaagaaactggacctAACGTCCGTGTCCATCCCTAGGGGATTGGTCAAATTATTGGTCTGTGTCTGCTGTGGCGTTGAGGAGACTCCCGCGCACCAGCAGAGGAAGACAGCTGAGATCTAGTTAAACGGAGGAAACCTGGAACTAACCAGTATTCATCGACAGGGGATCAAACAGGCAGCAGTCCACGGCTACCGTGGGACTGGGGAGACGTGAACACACCCGCCGGGGAAGACAGCTGAGAGGCACTGAGTCGGGGAGTTAAAAAAATCTGGGTTGTCAGCGACAGAAtgcacaaataaaatgaaaagaaacaccaAACTGAATTCTAGGTGCCCCCCAACCCATGCCTGGGATTTCACGTACGCCGCAGAACAGCCCGGGGAGTGGTGGGGACGGAGCTGTTCACAGCGCGAGGAGACCAGGGACCGGCGGCTCTCCGCTCGTGGCCTCCAGCAGGGGACCAGGAGGGAGGCCGTGGGAGGCAGCGGGAGCCGCCGGCTGTGCCCTCCCGCCGCGGCTGTCCTTAATTCTGACCTGGACGTTGCAGGGACACAGTCTCTCCCTAaggcaagcttcctgctgaggcTGTTTTTCTAGGTCATTCTGCCCGTGTGGTTGCCCAGCACgtggggaggctgggtcccgGCTGAGTACAGGAGCGTCCCCCGCTCAGCTGTCCGTCTCCCATGTCTGGCAACTTCCTACCTTAAACTTGCCCCTGACTCTGAGCTTCCTCCAGGTCCCTGCCTCAGCCTGTGCTGCTCCCTGTGGTCGAGGGGTAACTGTCCTCGCCCTGGGAGCTAGGGGCAGGGCCTCAACGGCCTAATTCAGGGGGACCTGGGGCCCCTCTGGCTTTGCCCCAAGGAGGGAATGGGTGGTATGATTCAGCGCCAAATACAGAGTCCTTGTGGGGACAGAGCTGTCTGGTCTGTTCTTTCTGCAGCACAGAACCGCACCCCCGTCTGGCATATAACGAGGCCCCAAGGCTCCGCACAACCTGCCCcgcccgcccctcctccctctcccccgtgCCCTCTCTGTTCCAGCCACCGGGGCCTCCTGGCCGTTCCTCCCACACACGAGGCCtggtcctgccccagggcctttgcacgtggtgtcccctctgcctgaaacacTTTCCCTGCATGGCTCCTCCCTGACTTTATTTGGGTCTGGTCTCGTGTCACTTCCTGGTGACTTCGTACTACAGTCCTCGTCCTAGTCTCTCTCGATAAAGTAAGCTCTGCACCCTGCGTGGGTCTCGagcccacgaccccaagatcaagactctCGCGCCACTGAGACCCTCGCTTGTCGCTGGTCTCCCGTCCACCCGACTGTGAACGCCGCCGCCGCGGCCTTCAACACGGCAAACACCGAGGAGCCTCGGCTCTGGGCCAGCCCTGGCGCAGCAGGGTCTCCGCCGGGACCCCAGCCCATGGGGGCACCTCGCTGTCACCCTCCGTTCCCAGTCGGGGACACTGAGTAGCACAGCACCTCGGGGTGGCGGGAGACCGTCTCGGGGGGCAGCGGGCAGCGCGTCCGGTCGCAGTCCGGAGCACAGCTGTTGCTGCCGGGCTTTTTAAAAAGGACGATTTGCTCGAGGGCGGCTGACAGCAGCCGTGCGTGGTTTCCGGGGAATCTTGAAACCGTTTTTATTGTGCATAACGCGGGGCCTACTTCTGTCACCTCAGAGACACGGCCATGCAGCTGCCCCGCGGTCCCCGCTTCTGTCCACTAGTCAGTCAATGGACAGCTCCCCGGGGCTGAGCCAGAGCTGGTGAGACGCGGAGCCCAGGAGACAAAGAGCCTCGTCCGGGCGCCGGGGCCGGGGGGAGCTTCACGAACACCCCTGGCTCCGGTCAGAGAAAGACGCCAGGGGAGGGACGGTGGGGCCGCGGAGGGGTTCGCAGGCTCCGGTTTACccagagcgggggggggggtgctgctctGCCCGAGACCCGCAGAGGGGGCGGGGCTGAGCCCGGGGTGGCAggaagggcggggggtgggggtgcccgcAGACACCCTGGGGTGAGGCCCTGCGGTTCGGGCAAGACGCGAACACGGACGTTGCCCGTTTCTTAAGCTGTTTCTACGTCGGAAAGAATTCTTACCCAAGAGCTGGCCCCGAACACGGGGGAGGACGAAACCGGGAAGTAAGGACTCGGCGGCCGGAGGGGGGCCCGGCGGGGGCCGGCAGGACCCTGGGGGCACCTCACCCGCGTCCCTCACCTGTTACTGGGCGGCCAAGCCACGGCGACGCCCCGGATGGGAGCACCGCTGGCCCTCGGCCGCGGGGCCCTCCAGCTGTGACCCAGCGTGTCCCTGACCGTCCCTCAGGCGTGGCCACCCCACGGGGCTAGGGGTGAGGCGAGCCCGGGGTGTGGCGAGCCCGGGAGGGACCCTCACGGGCCTGTGTCCTGACCCTGGGCCCCGCAGTGGGGTTCCCATCCAGCTGGAGGTCTGGGCGCCCGTCCTGCTTCTGGGGGTTCTCAGGGCCCTGTGCCCACTGCTCTGCAGGGCAGAGGCGGGCGGGAAGGGCAGGGGCACAGCGTGgacaaaggccctgtggtgggctGTGGCCGACAGGGAGAGGAGGGCCCTGTTCTtaccctttctctgccccttgcCTTCTTCCCAGGGCTGGGGTCTTGGGGGACACGTGCTCCAGACCCTCTCTCCCTGACCTGGGGCCGGGCGCCCCCGAGGgcctctcctcctgtccctgtCAGCTAACGACTCTCGGTTTTCTGTCTTGGGCGGCACATCTCCCCCGAGCTCCAGTCCTGGGGACCCGGCCACATCCCCGACCTCTCCGGGGGGGTTGCtgcagtgccccccaccccgccccagccctgGCAACGGGGAGCCGTCTCCACTCCACGCCCCTGTCCCGCACACGCTGGAATCatggcaacccccccccccccggccagtGCACTGGCAGATGCCCTCAGCTGCACCTCCAGATCCCGGCCTCTCCTGGCACCGCCAGGCCACCGCGCAGGGCAGACCGCTCCCACGGAGCACCCACCTCCTTCCTTCTGGTGGCCTCAGTGTCCCCCCTGCAGAACGGTCCTGGGGGCGGGCAGAGGAGACCTGCCCCACAGACGTGGGGGTGGGGTCGTTCTCCGGGGGGCCGTTCCAGCCAGGGCGGGGGGCCAAGCCTCATCTCCGGCCCCCACCCACGTGAGGCCAGGAGCGCCACCCACCACGACCACCACAGGACGGGGAAGTGGGGCACCCCAGGGTGAGAGCCCTGTCTGGAGGTCGCACGACACATGACAGGCACACGGTGGAGCCCCCCCTCCCCGGAATCAGCTCACCATCGGTCTGTGGTACACACGGGGAcgcagaagcccagagagggaaagggacctgcccagggccacacagcggGTGATGAGCAGATAAAGCTCAAGCCCAGGACGCCGTCTCCTCGTCTCCACGGCTCTCCCAGGGCCAGGGGACCCCATCCCCCGCGGAACCGTGACGTCTGCGTGCTCCGCAGACCCGTGTGTCAGCCGGGCAGGGCCGCGAGGCCCCCAGCACCGCCGCGccttcctccaccccccaggAAGGCTCGGGGTCGGCAGCGCCGGGAGCCGGGCATGCATGCTGCCCCCGATGAAGGTCCCCgagggcactgtgctgggtgccaGACGCTCAGCCTGGGGCCACCCAGACCCCCTCACAGAACCAGGCCtcctccccccggcccccgcgTGCCCCGGATGGACAAGCCAGCACCGGGGACTGGGTGCACAGCCTCGTCTGCCTCCCGTAAGCCAAATCCCACGGGGGCGGCCCGGCCTCAGCGTCCAGGTGGGCGGATGACCTGTTTCCCGGACGGCGCCCCGCTGCTGTGACAGGCTGTCCGCGGTGGGCGGGGCGGCAGTGGTCACCGGGGACCCGGGCCGGGGCGTGGAGGCTCCCTGCCACCCACTCACACTCCGGGTGTCCCGTTTTCCTCCTGAGACCTACCGCATGCCACGCCCCGACGGGTGCCCGGCCCCCACGGgcacatttttcccatttcaagtttttatttggtGCGGTGCCTTTTAGTGCATTCCCAGGGTTGGGCAACCATCACCTCTATctgattccagaacattccatcagtCCAAAGGAAACCTTGTCCCCGTCGGCCGTCACTCCCCGGCCCCCACGAGCCGTCTTCCCGGGCGTGGAGGAGTCTGGTCTAGACGTGTCACACGCGTGGACTCACAGCCCGTGTGGCCTCCTGTGTCTGGTTCCCTCCCCGAGCGTCGTGTTGGGTGAGAGCGGACAAGGGTCATGAAAGTGAACACACATCGAGGGCTTGGGAAAAGTGGGGGTCTGTGGCGGTCTGACGCTTTGCCCAGCATGGCCTGGGGGGCTCTCTGAGCCCAGATCTGCACGGGAGGCAGGGGTCAGCCAGGCGACAGTCCGGGAAATGGTGTTCTGAGTGGAGGGACCGTAGGAGCCCAGTCGCTGGTGTGGTGACAAGCCTGGTGCCTGAGGCGCAGCCCTGAGGGGCTGGCGTGTGTCTGCGTCTGGGGGCTGGGAGCCGGGGTCGGCCGGGGTGGAAGCCCACGGGGCGTGGACCCCGCCGAGGGGCTGGAAGCCCAGGCTGAGCGTGGCGGCCGTCAGGAGGGGCTTGGGGCAGGACCAGGGGGCGTCTGTGTTCGTCTGAAGGTGCGTCCGCTCCGTGTAGCCTGACCCCGTCGCCCCGCAGCCCTGCAGGCCCCGAGTCCGGACCGTCCTGCCTACTGTCCTGCCTACCCCACAGCTCGTCCTGTGACAGCGAGCTGTACCCTGTCCCGCTCTGCCCCCGCGGCGCGCTCGGAGCTGGGTTGCTCTGGGGCCCGGCCTACCCCGCAGACACAGCGAAGGACCCGCCAGCCTCTGGGGCGGGACAATGCCCCGTCCCGTCCGCGCCCGCAGGCTGGCCCGCGTCCCTCCCTGCACCCACCTCCCCAGGCTGACCgcacggggaggggcagatgcTTTGTAGAGAAGGATCCTTCCAGAAGAGTCTGCCCTGGGTGCTGGCTGGGGTAGGAGCCTCGAGTCCTCGCTCGGCGGGGCCTGCCCGCACTCTGTCACTCACTCCAGGAGCGCTTCATGGGCACCTGCGGGCTACGAGGTGCTATTCTTGCTCTCGAGGGCCACGGCtttgaacaaaagagacaaaatccCCGCCTTTCCCTCTACGGGtgataaagagaagaaagaggtaaCAGAGCGGCCCCAGGCAGACCGTGCTGTGAAGATCAATGGGGGGCGGGGTGTGCAGGCAGCAGGTCGGCAGACGCCCCAAAGACGCGGGGAACATGCGCCTGTCGCGCTCTGTGGCCAAGAGGAGGCAGTTTGCCAACGAAACCAAGGGTGACGGTGAGCGGACCTCCGACGGGGAGACCGCCCTGGGATCCCGGGGCGCCCGACGTCCTCTCGAGAGGGCGGCAGAGGGCGGGGGTCCCTGAGACAGGCAGACCCCGGGCTGAGGGCGGGGAGGACGGAGGGGGGCTGCGGGGCAGGGCAGGAGCCGGGTCTCCCTGGACCCTGGGGGGAGCAGCCCTGCCACGCCGAGGTTTTAGGATGTGTGAGCCCAATGTGTCGGAGAATCGGAGTGGTTTTAAGCCGACGCTGGTTTGTGACGGCGACCCCAGGAGACTCATGCAGCCTGGAGGAGGTGGGCTGGGGCCGCTGCAGAGCTGTGAGCCTGCTTCCAGCGGCCGGGAAGAGCGGGGGGCTGGGCTCCCCATGGAGGAGGCCATCAGCACCAGCTTAAGTGTAGGGACCCACCTGGGGACGGGCCCCGGAATCTGTCCATCACAGAGGCCCCTGGGGAAAGGGCCCCCCTACGCCCCTCCACCCGAAACTGTCCAGGGCTAATCTGCCATAAACTCTCCACCCAAGGAGGAGGCAGAGTGTGGCCGGGGCCCTCGGGCCCGTCCCCTCGGGCAGACGCAGCCTGGCCAGGGCCCCCTGCATCTCCCATCCACCTGCTGTTCTGGAGAGCTTTGTCCCAGGCCAGGGGGTACTGAAGATTGCCTTGGGCAAGGCCCGGCCAGGCCCCCCTGGAGGCAGCAGCTGAACccatggggctggggtgggggggtggaagcTTGACAGCGGGACCCCATCGCCCCCCACCACAACCCGTCTCCCTGTTACAACAGGGACAGGAGGGAGCAAGGGGAACTGGATTTCGCAGGAACTAGAACTATCCCCCATTTCCCCTTCCCAGACTTGGGGGGCCCAGCTGCAGCGGCACCGGCCCTCCGAGGCCTGCGTTTGGGAACACACtgccgaccccccccccccatttggtGCATCCTTTGTCCTAGATCCAGGCCCTCCTGGGGCTTTCATCCATGACAATTCATTAAGCCCTAATTAGCCTCCGTCTGCTGTTAGTCCCTTAACTCTTAGGGGGGCTGGGGGCCTCCCGACCCAGTTTCCTTGCCAGCCTACACACGGGCACTGTCAACTGCCCTCTCTGGGAGAGGTTTCTTGATCTAGAACTGCTCTTCAAATGCCCACCATACACTGAGGCTGCTCACCTGCTGGCCCAGCTCTGAGGGTGGGAATAATGAAGCCCATTTGGAGAAGAAGAGACTGAGGGTCCGAGTGGTCCAGCTCACCTAGCATCACGAAGCTTAAGGGTCAACATTTGAATGTGGGTCTGATGCCAGCTCCTTTCATTAAATTCCAGGGCACTACTGGAGGGCAGAGGGTGCCCTCCTGCGGCCCAGGATTGACACGTGGTGGTGGGCGGCTCACTGGGGCCCACCCGGCACAAGCTTTCCTTGGAGAGCCCCCGGGGAGGCTGTCTACCTGGTGACTAGGTGGTGACTCAGGGGAGCCCAGGAATGACAGCACGGGGGAGAGCAATCAAGCGGCTGCCTCACGTCGCTTTCTGGGCCCACTCAGCGAGGCACCTGCAGATCCCGGGCCTCTGCTGGGGCGGCGACGAGCAGCCGCCCCCATTCTGTAGAAGAGCACACTGAGGCCGAGCGGGCACAGGGCAGGGCTGCCGCCAGGGCAGCAGGGGCACCGAGCACCAGACCAGGGCCCGGCGTGCATCCGCGCACCGTCACATCGGCCTCGGCCCCGGAGGCCTGCGAGCGTCTCTCCAACACCCCCCGTCACCAGTTGGTACGCAGAATGGAAGGAAAGCCAGGGTGAGATCACCGGGTTTAGCCCTTCCGAACCCCCGTCCCGGAGCTGGGCAGCCCCTTGCTGTCACCCTGTGTCATCCGGGTAGAGTGCAGGAGCAGGGTCTGTGGGGGAAGCCTAAGGGGTCTGCCCGTGGGCTCTTCCCGTCTGGATGCTGCCTCAGCTGGCTGCTTTGGCTGAGAGGGGCCCAGAGCCCGCCTGGGTTGAGACTCCTGACAAAGACGACCCTTCCTCGCTCACCACCTCGTCCACACTGAGACCGCATGTCCTCCACCTTCTGTCACTCGCCTGCCACACCCTTCCCAGCCTCCACACTTCCTCCAGGGAGCCCTCCCGGATTGCTCCAGGTCCCACTGCTCTGGGGCCCAGAGGTCCCCCATCAAGTCCTAAATGGTCCCTCGGCCTGCTGCCACATCACACAAGacaccctccctcccaccctctgctgGCTGCAAGAGGTTCTCAACCACCTCAGGACACACACCGAATCACCAGGGTCTGCTTGTTAATAATGCAAGGTCTGGGGCCCAAACCTAAGAAGTGGGGGGCTGGGGTACCTGTGTCTTTCGTGCCCAGAGCACATGTTAAAGAAACCACTTATTAAGGCGCTCTCCAAAGTCAGGACCGGCTCTTTTCTTGGGCCCAGACCAAGGCACAAGCCGCTGTCTGCTCCCCCCACAACTTGTTGAATGGGGCCCAGTGGTCTCACTGACCTGCTCCAGAGGTCCAGGGGGCACCCAGG harbors:
- the LINGO3 gene encoding leucine-rich repeat and immunoglobulin-like domain-containing nogo receptor-interacting protein 3; this translates as MTCWLCVLGLQLLLLPAAPPPAAGCPARCECSAQTRAVACPRRRLTAVPDGIPADTRLLELSRNRIRCLNPGDLAALPLLEELDLSENVIAHVEPGAFANLPRLRVLRLRGNLLKLIPPGVFTRLDNLTLLDLSENKLVILLDYTFQDLRSLRRLEVGDNHLVFISRRAFAGLLALEELTLERCNLTALSGESLGHLRGLGALRLRHLAIAALEDQNFRRLPALLHLEIDNWPLLEEVGAGSLQGLNLTSLSVTHTNITAVPAAALRHQAHLTCLNLSHNPISTVPRGSFRDLVRLRELHLAGALLAVVEPQAFLGLRQIRLLNLSNNLLSTLEENTFHSVNTLETLRVDGNPLACDCRLLWIVQRRKTLNFDGRLPACATPAEVRGDALRSLPDSALFEYFVCRKPKIRERRLQRVTAAAGDDVRFQCRAEGEPAPTVAWVTPRHRAVTADSAGRARLLPGGTLEIRGARPQDSGTYTCVASNAGGNDTYFATLSVQPAPAANRTPGEGRNETQAAARFQLDLTTILVSTAMGCITFLGVVLFCFLLLFVWSRGRGQHKNHFSVEYSFRKVDGPAAAAGQGGSRKFTMKMI